A genomic stretch from Ketobacter sp. MCCC 1A13808 includes:
- the waaA gene encoding lipid IV(A) 3-deoxy-D-manno-octulosonic acid transferase: MLTRWLYSLAFYLAIPIILIRLRKRVKKNPAYRHRIRERFGFYSGRKPEQSIWFHTVSVGEFVAAKSLADRVLKAYPQHTLVITTMTPTGSDRVCAAYQQQIAEGRVLHVYAPYDLPGAVKRFLNWFNPRLLVIMETELWPNIIHFTDKRNIPVVVANARLSEKSANGYRKVLPLFRPMMREVSLIAAQSDIDGERFVELGLPPANLQVTGTVKFDLDIEPGMEASAKELRGLWGNERNIFIAASTHEGEDEQLLEAFLYIRSNIENALMVIVPRHPERFEAVADIIKARGFQFSRLSRDEPVGESTEVVLGDTMGDLLRMLGAADVAFIGGSLVPVGGHNMLESLAMGTPAFTGPHVFNFQVVADLLSELDVLRTVSSPLGLGQAVVTLLNDSEAHKTLADRGRQVVQDNRGAMERLFNLISKYL; encoded by the coding sequence ATGCTGACACGCTGGCTTTATTCGCTTGCTTTTTATCTGGCGATTCCGATTATATTAATACGCTTACGGAAGCGGGTGAAAAAGAACCCGGCCTATCGCCATCGTATACGCGAGCGATTCGGCTTCTATAGCGGGCGCAAGCCGGAGCAAAGTATCTGGTTCCACACCGTTTCGGTTGGCGAATTCGTTGCCGCAAAATCACTGGCGGACCGGGTGTTGAAGGCCTATCCGCAACATACATTGGTTATAACCACCATGACGCCTACGGGCTCAGATCGGGTGTGCGCTGCCTATCAACAGCAAATAGCGGAAGGTCGTGTACTGCATGTGTACGCGCCCTATGATTTGCCTGGCGCAGTCAAGCGTTTCCTGAACTGGTTTAACCCGCGTTTGCTGGTAATTATGGAAACCGAGTTGTGGCCGAATATTATCCATTTCACCGATAAGCGGAATATCCCGGTGGTGGTCGCTAACGCCCGGCTTTCCGAAAAGTCCGCAAACGGTTACCGCAAAGTCCTGCCCCTGTTCAGGCCAATGATGCGGGAAGTCTCATTGATTGCAGCGCAATCGGACATTGATGGGGAGCGTTTTGTCGAGCTTGGATTGCCACCTGCGAATCTGCAGGTGACCGGCACAGTGAAATTCGATCTGGATATTGAGCCCGGTATGGAAGCATCGGCCAAAGAGTTGAGGGGGCTGTGGGGGAACGAACGTAATATATTCATTGCAGCCAGCACCCATGAAGGGGAAGATGAGCAATTACTGGAAGCGTTTCTGTATATACGCAGTAACATTGAAAACGCGTTAATGGTGATTGTGCCGCGTCATCCGGAACGTTTTGAAGCGGTGGCGGACATAATTAAAGCGCGTGGCTTCCAGTTCAGCCGCCTCAGCCGAGATGAGCCGGTGGGTGAATCGACTGAGGTGGTGCTGGGTGATACGATGGGCGATTTACTACGCATGCTGGGTGCGGCAGACGTTGCCTTTATCGGCGGTAGCCTGGTACCGGTAGGCGGTCACAATATGTTGGAGTCCCTGGCGATGGGAACACCGGCCTTCACGGGTCCTCACGTTTTTAACTTCCAGGTGGTGGCGGATTTGCTTTCCGAACTGGATGTGCTGCGCACCGTTTCTTCGCCGCTGGGATTGGGGCAGGCAGTTGTCACCTTGCTTAACGATAGCGAGGCTCACAAAACCCTGGCAGATCGCGGCAGACAAGTGGTGCAGGATAATCGGGGTGCCATGGAGCGCTTGTTTAATCTGATTAGCAAGTATCTGTAG
- the thiC gene encoding phosphomethylpyrimidine synthase ThiC produces the protein MSAYSEDYLSQSAQVDTASVQPFPNSRKVYVTGSEPDIRVPMREISLSDTPTDFGGEKNLPVYVYDTSGPYSDPEARIDVRSGLQAIREGWIQRRGDCEQLNDLSSAFGRRRKDDPMLANLRFNHTRSPIKARSGANVSQMYYARKGIVTAEMEFVAIRETMKLQEARENGLMQQQHPGESFGARIPDEITPEFVRQEVAMGRAVIPANINHLELEPAILGRNFLVKVNANIGNSAVTSSIEEEVAKMTWSTRWGADTVMDLSTGKNIHETREWIVRNSPVPIGTVPIYQALEKVGGVPEDLTWELFRDTLVEQAEQGVDYFTIHAGVLLRYVPLTAKRLTGIVSRGGSILAKWCLAHHKENFIYSHFDEICEIMTAYDVTFSLGDGLRPGSVADANDEAQFSELRTLGELTKKAWEHSAQVMIEGPGHVPMHMIKVNMEEQLKHCHEAPFYTLGPLTTDIAPGYDHITSGIGAAMIGWYGTAMLCYVTPKEHLGLPNKADVKEGLITYKIAAHAADLAKGHPGAQIRDNAMSKARFEFRWEDQFSLALDPDTAKAYHDETMPKEAHKVAHFCSMCGPKFCSMKITQDVREYSAGLEASAAAEAQQAEQGMLEKSREFKSQGAEIYKKV, from the coding sequence ATGAGTGCCTATTCTGAAGATTACCTGAGCCAAAGCGCCCAAGTTGATACTGCCTCAGTTCAACCATTCCCCAATTCACGAAAAGTTTATGTAACGGGTAGTGAGCCGGATATCCGGGTGCCGATGCGGGAAATCAGCTTGAGCGACACTCCTACGGATTTCGGCGGAGAAAAAAACCTGCCGGTTTATGTATACGATACTTCAGGCCCCTATTCTGACCCTGAGGCACGGATTGATGTGCGCTCCGGATTACAGGCGATTCGTGAAGGCTGGATTCAGCGACGCGGAGACTGCGAACAGCTAAATGATTTGAGCTCGGCATTCGGTCGCCGTCGTAAAGACGATCCGATGTTGGCCAATTTACGTTTCAATCATACGCGTAGCCCGATTAAAGCCCGTTCCGGTGCCAACGTAAGTCAAATGTATTATGCCCGCAAAGGTATTGTTACTGCGGAAATGGAGTTCGTTGCGATTCGCGAAACCATGAAATTGCAGGAAGCCCGTGAAAACGGTTTGATGCAGCAGCAACATCCGGGGGAGTCGTTTGGAGCCCGCATTCCCGACGAAATTACGCCTGAGTTTGTCCGTCAGGAAGTGGCTATGGGGCGGGCAGTTATTCCTGCCAACATCAATCACCTGGAATTAGAGCCTGCTATTTTGGGGCGCAACTTTTTGGTGAAGGTGAATGCCAATATCGGCAACTCCGCGGTGACTTCTTCCATTGAAGAAGAAGTTGCGAAGATGACCTGGTCTACCCGTTGGGGGGCCGACACGGTGATGGATCTTTCCACCGGTAAGAATATTCATGAAACCCGCGAATGGATCGTGCGCAATTCGCCGGTTCCCATCGGCACGGTCCCCATTTATCAAGCGCTCGAAAAAGTAGGCGGTGTGCCTGAGGATTTAACCTGGGAACTGTTCCGGGATACATTGGTTGAACAAGCAGAGCAGGGGGTGGATTATTTCACCATTCATGCCGGTGTATTGCTGCGTTACGTGCCGCTGACAGCGAAACGACTCACCGGAATCGTGTCCCGCGGAGGTTCCATTCTGGCGAAGTGGTGTCTTGCACATCACAAAGAAAATTTCATTTACAGTCACTTTGATGAAATCTGCGAAATTATGACCGCATACGACGTGACATTCTCGTTAGGGGATGGCTTGCGTCCGGGCTCGGTTGCGGATGCCAACGACGAAGCCCAATTCAGTGAGTTGAGAACGTTAGGCGAATTAACGAAGAAAGCCTGGGAGCACAGCGCTCAGGTTATGATCGAGGGCCCCGGCCACGTACCGATGCACATGATCAAAGTGAATATGGAAGAACAGCTGAAGCATTGCCACGAAGCGCCTTTCTATACGTTAGGCCCGCTGACCACGGATATTGCACCGGGCTACGATCATATTACATCGGGCATCGGTGCGGCCATGATTGGTTGGTATGGTACAGCGATGTTGTGTTACGTCACCCCAAAAGAACACTTGGGTTTGCCGAATAAAGCCGATGTAAAAGAAGGTCTGATCACTTATAAAATAGCGGCCCACGCGGCGGATCTGGCGAAGGGCCACCCCGGTGCTCAGATTCGCGACAACGCCATGTCCAAAGCCCGTTTTGAATTCCGTTGGGAAGATCAGTTTAGCTTGGCGTTAGATCCAGACACCGCCAAAGCCTATCATGATGAAACCATGCCCAAGGAAGCCCACAAGGTGGCTCACTTTTGTTCGATGTGTGGCCCCAAGTTCTGTTCAATGAAAATCACCCAGGATGTGCGCGAGTATTCTGCCGGCCTTGAGGCTTCCGCCGCGGCGGAAGCACAGCAAGCAGAACAGGGTATGTTAGAAAAGTCCCGTGAATTTAAATCGCAGGGTGCTGAAATTTATAAGAAAGTGTAA
- a CDS encoding acyl esterase, translated as MPSTPVDVTHSKKKNLLFTIATLVTRMDEYLEMVDSALQSGFDRDDVEFIYIDNSSGNQFDGFSGTNHFIARAAGQYLIICHQDVLFDQDRCEQLIEKINELSALDANWAIAGNAGKQVNSSLALRISDPHGENVTVGDLPAEVVSLDENFIIINTAANVGCTRNIAGFHLYGTDLCFNAMQRGYKCYVIDFHLTHKSVGVVTDAYHQVKQQIIENYARRKESVVIQSMCSRFYVSSSRIRNILLNRKSLLNLHSSLSKKKSKQT; from the coding sequence ATGCCTTCTACTCCGGTGGATGTGACCCATTCAAAGAAAAAGAATTTACTATTCACTATCGCCACGCTGGTAACCAGAATGGACGAGTATCTGGAAATGGTGGACAGCGCATTGCAGTCCGGGTTCGATCGGGACGATGTGGAATTTATATACATAGACAATAGTTCAGGCAATCAATTTGATGGCTTCTCCGGTACAAACCATTTTATTGCAAGGGCCGCAGGCCAGTATCTTATCATCTGCCATCAGGATGTATTGTTTGATCAGGATCGGTGTGAGCAGCTAATCGAAAAAATAAATGAGCTGAGTGCCCTGGATGCGAACTGGGCGATTGCGGGAAACGCTGGAAAGCAAGTGAATTCCTCTCTGGCGCTCAGAATTAGTGATCCACATGGGGAGAATGTTACGGTGGGCGATCTGCCAGCCGAAGTCGTCAGCCTGGATGAAAATTTCATTATCATTAATACAGCTGCCAATGTCGGTTGTACCCGCAATATAGCTGGGTTTCATTTGTACGGAACCGACCTTTGTTTTAATGCCATGCAGCGGGGTTACAAGTGTTATGTTATCGATTTCCATTTAACCCACAAGAGTGTAGGCGTCGTGACCGATGCTTACCACCAGGTCAAACAACAGATAATAGAAAATTATGCTCGGCGAAAAGAGTCCGTAGTTATTCAGTCGATGTGTTCCCGCTTTTATGTTTCGTCCTCTCGAATCAGAAATATCCTGCTAAACCGAAAATCGTTACTGAACCTGCATAGCAGTCTTTCTAAGAAAAAAAGTAAACAAACGTAA
- a CDS encoding glycosyltransferase: MVTDRESPPRILVMGKRGGILQWPEHVFNACRKMNLDCRFLALNHQSSTDRFVKRAKGLVSKQWQDSHLAQQLGTLLQTFKPELLILPDLIALPEAVQAVLKQFKPQFKSAYWIGDFFPESIRHYNDFIDRFYFTDSHLQQQGCDLGLNRATYLPLAVDVSLFQPLAKPWQQRDHKVLFVGAYSENRYQMLRAIERPVQIYGKGWDKPMPSSHQVHSRNIPLADVARLYGSHRYVLNIINSNNIKHGLNMRCFETVSAGAVLITDRVADLPRCFNANDPVITYGDIAELNSILFKLDQHSIRGHSGPNTDALMKYDYTDRVLSMMRDNLGTRH, encoded by the coding sequence ATGGTAACGGACAGAGAAAGCCCACCCCGCATACTGGTGATGGGCAAGCGTGGCGGGATTCTGCAATGGCCCGAGCATGTCTTTAATGCCTGCCGGAAGATGAACCTTGATTGCCGTTTTCTAGCCCTGAATCACCAGAGTTCTACAGATCGATTTGTGAAGCGTGCCAAAGGACTGGTCAGTAAGCAATGGCAGGATTCGCACCTGGCGCAACAATTGGGCACTTTGCTGCAAACGTTCAAACCCGAGCTGCTTATCTTGCCGGACCTGATAGCGCTGCCGGAGGCGGTGCAGGCCGTATTGAAGCAATTCAAACCCCAATTCAAGTCGGCCTACTGGATCGGGGATTTTTTTCCCGAGTCAATCCGTCATTACAACGATTTTATTGACCGCTTTTATTTTACCGACAGCCATCTTCAGCAACAGGGGTGCGATCTGGGGCTCAACCGTGCCACCTACCTGCCTCTGGCCGTCGACGTCAGCCTCTTTCAACCCCTCGCCAAGCCCTGGCAGCAGCGCGATCACAAGGTCCTGTTTGTTGGCGCTTATTCGGAAAACCGATATCAAATGTTACGCGCCATCGAACGACCGGTACAGATCTATGGCAAGGGGTGGGATAAGCCGATGCCGTCCAGCCATCAGGTTCATTCCCGCAACATTCCGCTTGCTGACGTCGCCAGGCTGTATGGTTCGCACCGGTACGTACTCAATATCATTAATAGTAATAATATAAAGCATGGTCTGAACATGCGCTGCTTTGAAACGGTGAGCGCCGGTGCCGTGCTGATCACCGATCGCGTTGCAGATCTTCCCCGGTGTTTCAACGCAAACGATCCGGTTATTACCTACGGGGATATAGCAGAGCTGAATTCAATTCTTTTCAAATTAGACCAGCACTCGATCCGGGGGCATTCAGGGCCGAACACAGATGCCCTGATGAAATACGACTATACAGACCGCGTGCTGAGTATGATGCGGGATAACCTGGGAACACGACACTGA